In Thermostichus vulcanus str. 'Rupite', the sequence AGGGATCCCAGCCCTTCGGGGAAAATGTTATGACAAGATGAGCGTAAAATTCCGCTAGGGCGCGGGTGAGTGAGGGTCGATGGATACGGTTTTACAGTTATTGATCCGGGGTTGGTACTTCTCGATCCCGCTGCTGATGTTCTCGGTCTTCTCAGTGGCCTGCTGTATCGAGCGGGGCCTGTTTTGGTGGAAAGTCACCCACCGACAAGAGGAGATAGTGCGCCAAGCTTTGAGTCAGTACCGCCGCAATCCGCGTGCTGCTCAGTACCTGCTGGAGCAAAATGCCGATCTTCCCATTGCGCGGATTTTTTTGGCGGGTTTAGACCTGAACGAAGCTAGCCCGGAAGATTTTAAGTTGGCTCTAGAAACCGCCTTGGCTGCAGAGGTACCTCTGTTGAAGCGGTTTAATACGGTCTTTGATACGGTGATCACCATCGCACCCTTTTTGGGTCTGTTGGGCACCGTTACGGGCATCATCCAGATTCTCAGCTCCATCCAGTTGGGGGATATTGGTGGTACCGATACGCAGGGGGTAGGGCAGGGGATTGCCGAAGCCCTTTACTCAACGGCATTTGGGTTGATCGTTGCCATTCCCACGTTGCTGATTTCCAACACCTTCCGCTCTCTCTACCTGCGGCAACTCTCCAAAATTCAAGAGTACGGTGGCGAGTTGGAGTTGCTGCATCGGCAACGGCAGGAGCTGCAAGCCCAACAGTCTTCTCAGCGGCCCTACATCAAACCCGGCCCCACCAGTGGCTCGACCATTCCCCCTTACTCGTCCCTTGAGCAATCGGTACAGGAGCCTTATGCGAATCCCGGAAGAGAATTTTAGACCCGCCGAGATCAACATCGTGCCCTTGATCGATGTCATCTTCTCGATCTTGGTCTTTTTCGTGATTGCCAGCTTGGTGCTCACCCGTTCGGAAGCCCTGGATGTCAATCTACCAGATGCGACTACGGCAGAAACTCGCATTCAACCGGATGTAACCGTGAGTGTGACGGCTGAGGGCGAGATCGCGGTTAACCAGGAAACCATTGCTGATGTATCGGGTTTGATCCCAGCCGTGGAGCGGATCCTGGCGGAAAAAACTGGTGAAGGCCGGCGCCTAGTGGTGATCAATGCCGACTTAGCGCTGTCTCACGGCAAAGTGGTAGAGGTGATGGATGCCCTGCAACGGGTGCCCAATGTCAGCTTGGCGATTGCGGCTCGTCGGCCTAGCAGTGGCAGTTGAGGGTGCGCGTTCTGCAGTTGTTCAAGAGGGTCTTTGCTCCAAATCTCTGACCAACTCCGGCAACGCTTTAAGATTCTCAGGCCGATAGGTGGGATCCTGCCGCCAGCGTTCTTGAGTGCTGGAATGTAAATCGGCGCGGGTGAGAGGTCGTTGTTTGGCCTCATCCTGGCAGGGATCCCGCCAACGGCGCTGGGCCAGCCGGAAAAGCCCCTTCGGCTCTCAAGAAAAAGGCATGAGCAGATGCCTACATCATTCAGCTCCCAGCAACTGCACCAGTAATGCCTTCTGTGCGTGTAACCGATTTTCTGCTTGCTCCCAGACCCGCGACTGGGATCCCTCCAAAACTTCTGTGGTGATCTCCTCTTCGCGGTGGGCAGGCAAGCAATGCAACACAATTGCCTCGGGATCCGCCCGTTTCATTAAGTCGGCATTCACTTGGTAGGGCAAAAACTTGGCTTGGCGGGCTTCGGCTTCCGCTTCTTGTCCCATACTGGCCCAAACATCGGTGTAGACCACCTGAGATCCCGAGACGGCCTCCTGGGGATCCTGTAAGACCTGCACCTCAGAATTAGAATTACGGGCCAAAGTACGGGCTTGCTGCACTACCCCTGGATCCGGTTCATAGCCTGCCGGTGTCGCCACTCGAATATGGATGCCACTCATGGCACAGCCCAACATCAGGGAATGGGCAACATTGTTGCCATCGCCACAATAGGCCAAGGTCAAGCCCGCCAACTGGCCAAAGGTTTCCTGAATGGTGAGCAGATCCGCCAAAATCTGACAAGGATGGAACTGATCGGTGAGGGCGTTGATCACCGGAATATCGGCGTAGTCGGCGAAGGCTTCTAGCTCTTTCTGTTCATAGGTGCGGATGGCGATCACATCCAAGTAGCGGGAGAGCACCCGGGCCGTATCCTGTAGCGGTTCTCCCCGACTCACCTGCATGACGGTGGGCAATAAATCGATTGTGCTCCCGCCACATTGGGCCATAGCCGCTGTGAAACTGACGCGAGTGCGGGTGGAAGCCTTTTGGAACAACAACCCCAACACGCGACCCCGCAGATCCACCCGATAGGGATCCCGTTTCAGCTCAGCCGCCTGCGTCAGCAAAGCCAATAGCTCCGCCGGGGTGAGGTCACTGAGTTTGAGCAGATCCCGTCCAGCCAAATTCATGCTGCCCCCAGTCTTCGACCCCGCCATCATAGGGCATTTCTCGGGGAGCGCCACCCATGCAGGGATCCCGTTCTTCTACAGAAGGATGAGCCAAGTTCGACAACGATTCAACCCGTCTGGACCATCCATAAGTTGTGATCGGACGCACACCGTTCTAAAAACCCACTAACAACATCAGAAAATGGTGCTCCGCACCGCTCACACGATAGGGTTATCGTATAGAGATGAAAGGAACACCGCCTCTCTCGGATCGACCACTGATCGGCATTACCACTCGCAATCGTAACGACGAGGGCAACTTTATCGCGCCGGGCCGTTACATCGACGCCATTCGAGCTGCCGGCGGGATCCCCGTCCTCTTTCCTCCAGGCGAGAGTGAACCCCAGGTTTTGTTGTCTTTGGTGGATGGATTGGTGTTGACGGGGGGTGGCGATCTCTGCCCCAGCACCTATGGTGAGGATCCAGAACATCCCAAAGTGCGCTATGTCAACTCAGAACGGGATCGGTTTGAGGTGGCGCTAGCTGAAGCGGTGATGATGCAAGGGATCCCTGTGTTGGGCATTTGTCGGGGGATGCAGTTGTTGAATGTGGTCAGTGGGGGCAAGCTGATCCCGCACATACCGGATGTGTACGATGAGTTGGATCATTTCAACCCCGAAGATCGCAAGCCGATTCGACACAAAGTCAGCCTTCTCAACTCAACCCGACTGCAGCAAATCATCGGTGCTCAGGAAATCTCGGTAGTATCTTGGCATCATCAGGCCATTTGTGATGTACCGGCGGGGTGGCGTTTGTCCGCTTGCTCTACTGATGAGCTGATTGAGGCGATCGAGCACGAAACCCACCCTTGGGCAGTCGCCGTGCAGTGGCACCCGGAGTTTACCTTTGAAGAGGCGGAGCATTTTCGTTTGTTTCAAGCATTTGTGCAGGCAGCCCGTCAGTTTTCGCCACGCTTGATGAGCCAGGTAACACCCCAGGTGGCCTAGACAGGGTTTTGACTTTTCCCTTTTCCAACCTTTCCCAACCCCAAAAAACGCCAGCTCTGGTGCTGGCTTACGCCGGACGAAACGATTGAAGTTGCTTGCACTTGCAGATCACCAGCCAGCCCTGGGGTTTTATCAGTTCGGCACGGATTTGGAACCCATCAGGAGATGGGGCTTGAGATATCCTTGGGGACACTGGGAACGGTCAGGCGATCCAAGCAAGGGCAAGGGGTGGAAAGAACTTTGCCCTCCTCCTCAGCCAGGTTAAGGGGGGTGGGAAAGGGAACCCTTTCATCCATCATCAAGTCAGTTCAGCAGTAGCCCTCTCTCCTCACGATGCATCGAATTGCAGCCATACCGGGGGGATGGGATCCCTCCCAAGCTGGGGTGATTTTCCTAGAGCAGGATCCGGCTCCTGTGGTGGTGCTGACGGCAGCGGATACCGACTTGGGGGCACTGGCTGGGGCGATGCAGCTGTTGCCGGAGGGATTCCCGGCGGTGCGGGCGGCCAATTTGTTGCAGTTGCAGCAGCCCTTGAGCATAGACGACTATGCCGAGACCGTTTTGCGGCAGGCGCGGCTGATCCTGATTCGGCTGTTGGGGGGGCGGGCCTACTGGAGCTATGGGCTGGAGGTGGTCAAACAGGTGGCTGCCGAGCAGGGATCCCATCTGATTGTGATACCGGGGGATGATCGTCCCGATTGGGATTTGGTCAGCCATTCCACCGTCAGCTTGGCTGTGGCGGATCGGGTGTGGCAGTACTGGCTGGAGGGGGGATCCGAGAACGTGGCCGCCTGTCTTACCTTCTTGGCTACGGAACTTTTGGGCTATCCCTATCCGGT encodes:
- a CDS encoding MotA/TolQ/ExbB proton channel family protein: MDTVLQLLIRGWYFSIPLLMFSVFSVACCIERGLFWWKVTHRQEEIVRQALSQYRRNPRAAQYLLEQNADLPIARIFLAGLDLNEASPEDFKLALETALAAEVPLLKRFNTVFDTVITIAPFLGLLGTVTGIIQILSSIQLGDIGGTDTQGVGQGIAEALYSTAFGLIVAIPTLLISNTFRSLYLRQLSKIQEYGGELELLHRQRQELQAQQSSQRPYIKPGPTSGSTIPPYSSLEQSVQEPYANPGREF
- a CDS encoding ExbD/TolR family protein; this translates as MRIPEENFRPAEINIVPLIDVIFSILVFFVIASLVLTRSEALDVNLPDATTAETRIQPDVTVSVTAEGEIAVNQETIADVSGLIPAVERILAEKTGEGRRLVVINADLALSHGKVVEVMDALQRVPNVSLAIAARRPSSGS
- the argF gene encoding ornithine carbamoyltransferase, whose protein sequence is MNLAGRDLLKLSDLTPAELLALLTQAAELKRDPYRVDLRGRVLGLLFQKASTRTRVSFTAAMAQCGGSTIDLLPTVMQVSRGEPLQDTARVLSRYLDVIAIRTYEQKELEAFADYADIPVINALTDQFHPCQILADLLTIQETFGQLAGLTLAYCGDGNNVAHSLMLGCAMSGIHIRVATPAGYEPDPGVVQQARTLARNSNSEVQVLQDPQEAVSGSQVVYTDVWASMGQEAEAEARQAKFLPYQVNADLMKRADPEAIVLHCLPAHREEEITTEVLEGSQSRVWEQAENRLHAQKALLVQLLGAE
- a CDS encoding gamma-glutamyl-gamma-aminobutyrate hydrolase family protein, which produces MKGTPPLSDRPLIGITTRNRNDEGNFIAPGRYIDAIRAAGGIPVLFPPGESEPQVLLSLVDGLVLTGGGDLCPSTYGEDPEHPKVRYVNSERDRFEVALAEAVMMQGIPVLGICRGMQLLNVVSGGKLIPHIPDVYDELDHFNPEDRKPIRHKVSLLNSTRLQQIIGAQEISVVSWHHQAICDVPAGWRLSACSTDELIEAIEHETHPWAVAVQWHPEFTFEEAEHFRLFQAFVQAARQFSPRLMSQVTPQVA